A region from the Mucilaginibacter sp. CSA2-8R genome encodes:
- a CDS encoding ectonucleotide pyrophosphatase/phosphodiesterase: MVKNSIALLLTLLINLSVYAQNTDTLQQVVSGRANSLAQQAKPYVILISVDGMRYDYAEKYQARHLLALSAGGVKAKAMLPSYPSITFPNHYTLITGLYPAHTGLVCNRFYDRRLNAAYSSKSATATEARWYGGTPLWVLAEKQKMVTASFYWVGSDAPIQGTYPTYRFKYNEQIGINSRIHTVVNWLKLPPEKRPHLINLYFPQVDHAGHYFGPDAPQTRQAVLFIDSAINELQKQVKQTGLEVNFILLSDHGMTKSNNNNPFTIPASIDTSKFRITGEDVLVEVYAKDSTNIQAIQSTYKALKTNAPEQYDVYLRTHTPAQWHYNKANDRYNRIGDILLVPKAPYVFIYSANAKHNPGTHGYDPRLVPEMKASFFAWGPAFKKRSDINEFENVEVYPVVAQLLGLKITQPVDGSNRLARKILKSRRN, encoded by the coding sequence ATGGTGAAGAATAGCATTGCGTTGCTGCTGACGTTACTGATCAACCTTTCTGTTTATGCTCAAAACACAGACACTTTACAACAGGTGGTATCAGGCAGAGCGAATAGTTTAGCGCAGCAGGCAAAACCCTACGTGATATTAATTTCTGTTGATGGTATGCGGTATGACTATGCAGAAAAGTACCAGGCACGTCATCTATTAGCATTAAGCGCTGGCGGTGTAAAAGCCAAGGCTATGCTGCCATCCTATCCATCCATTACTTTTCCTAATCATTACACGCTAATTACTGGCTTATATCCTGCTCACACAGGATTAGTATGTAATCGTTTTTATGATCGCAGACTCAACGCGGCCTATTCGTCAAAGTCTGCTACGGCTACCGAGGCTCGTTGGTATGGCGGTACGCCCTTATGGGTATTAGCCGAAAAACAAAAAATGGTAACGGCAAGCTTCTACTGGGTAGGATCCGATGCCCCCATCCAAGGCACCTACCCTACCTATCGCTTTAAATATAACGAACAAATTGGCATTAACAGCCGCATTCATACCGTAGTTAACTGGCTAAAGTTACCACCGGAAAAACGCCCGCATTTAATTAATCTATACTTTCCGCAGGTAGATCATGCCGGTCATTACTTTGGGCCGGATGCTCCGCAAACCAGACAGGCCGTTTTATTTATTGATTCGGCCATCAACGAGTTGCAAAAACAAGTAAAACAAACAGGCCTTGAAGTCAACTTTATTTTATTGTCAGATCATGGCATGACGAAATCTAATAATAACAACCCATTCACTATACCAGCCAGCATCGATACCTCTAAATTTAGAATAACCGGCGAAGATGTATTGGTAGAAGTTTACGCCAAAGACAGTACAAATATCCAAGCTATTCAAAGCACCTATAAAGCACTAAAAACTAATGCCCCAGAACAATATGATGTCTATCTGAGAACACATACTCCGGCTCAATGGCACTACAATAAGGCTAACGACAGATACAACCGCATTGGTGATATTTTACTGGTACCAAAAGCACCTTACGTTTTTATTTACAGTGCAAATGCTAAACACAACCCGGGCACTCACGGTTATGACCCCAGGTTAGTACCCGAAATGAAAGCCAGCTTCTTTGCCTGGGGACCAGCATTTAAAAAACGGAGCGATATAAATGAGTTTGAAAATGTAGAAGTGTATCCTGTAGTTGCGCAGTTATTAGGCTTAAAAATCACACAACCAGTTGACGGCAGTAACCGCCTCGCAAGAAAGATTTTAAAATCAAGGCGCAATTAG
- a CDS encoding ferritin-like domain-containing protein produces the protein MKTTTQEDVLAKEGMARRSFLKFAGAGAIAAGVVATASSCQKHGGVVSDPTAIDLGTGDLAVLNYAYALEQLEAAFYTQVVSSPYANISTTERNFLTDIRDHEVAHREFFKTALGGNAIGALTPNFSKINFADRTSVLSYAKAFEDLGVAAYNGAGYLIKSADYLTLAGKIVSVEARHAALIRLLLGIAIEEDTIVNVSGSGLELSQTPQKVLDQANQFISGKPLIAPNLM, from the coding sequence ATGAAAACAACGACACAAGAAGATGTTCTTGCTAAAGAAGGAATGGCCAGACGGTCTTTTCTGAAGTTTGCCGGTGCTGGTGCCATTGCTGCCGGAGTTGTGGCTACTGCTTCGTCTTGCCAAAAACATGGCGGCGTAGTAAGCGACCCTACCGCTATTGATTTGGGTACAGGTGATTTGGCCGTATTAAACTATGCTTATGCTTTGGAGCAATTAGAGGCTGCATTTTACACTCAGGTTGTATCAAGTCCATACGCAAATATCAGTACTACAGAAAGGAATTTTTTAACTGATATCCGCGATCATGAGGTTGCTCACCGTGAGTTCTTCAAGACTGCCTTAGGCGGTAACGCTATTGGAGCTTTAACTCCAAACTTTAGCAAAATCAATTTTGCCGACAGAACAAGTGTATTAAGCTATGCAAAGGCTTTTGAAGATTTAGGTGTTGCCGCATACAACGGTGCCGGTTACTTAATTAAAAGTGCCGACTACTTGACATTGGCTGGTAAAATTGTTTCGGTAGAGGCTCGCCATGCTGCTCTAATCCGCCTTTTATTAGGAATTGCTATTGAAGAAGATACGATTGTAAACGTTTCAGGAAGTGGTTTGGAATTGTCTCAAACTCCGCAAAAAGTTTTAGATCAGGCTAACCAGTTTATATCTGGTAAACCGCTTATTGCTCCAAACTTAATGTAA
- a CDS encoding ankyrin repeat domain-containing protein has product MGRLEYLITTGDVNALNQLLAQNPDLARTTIDEDVSPLMLSCFYKKPAATSVLLKYIDKLDIFEAAAAGKFDILAYLVYSNPELVHTYNADGFTPLALACYFGQYEAARYLLYKGADVNQPLKGESGIRPIHLAVAGNHLDLVRMLLEHNVQLNIQHDTGITPLHYAAKHGDPEMLILLLEEGADVTLTMEDGSLPADLARNNGYQEIAEILSM; this is encoded by the coding sequence ATGGGACGATTAGAATACTTAATTACTACTGGTGATGTTAACGCACTAAATCAATTGCTGGCTCAAAACCCAGATTTGGCAAGGACAACAATTGATGAGGATGTATCACCTTTAATGCTGTCTTGCTTTTATAAAAAGCCTGCTGCAACATCTGTATTGCTTAAATACATCGATAAATTAGACATTTTTGAAGCTGCTGCAGCTGGAAAGTTTGATATCTTAGCGTATTTGGTGTATTCTAACCCCGAACTGGTTCATACTTATAATGCTGACGGTTTTACTCCGTTAGCACTGGCTTGTTACTTCGGTCAGTATGAAGCTGCCCGTTACCTGTTATATAAAGGCGCGGATGTTAACCAGCCTTTAAAAGGTGAGTCGGGTATACGCCCAATTCACTTGGCTGTTGCTGGTAACCACCTGGACTTAGTACGTATGTTATTAGAACATAATGTACAGTTAAACATACAACATGATACTGGAATTACTCCACTTCATTACGCTGCTAAACACGGTGACCCTGAGATGCTTATATTACTTTTAGAGGAAGGTGCTGATGTAACTTTAACCATGGAAGATGGCTCTCTTCCTGCCGACTTAGCCCGCAATAACGGCTACCAAGAAATAGCCGAAATTCTGAGCATGTAA
- a CDS encoding ferritin-like domain-containing protein, protein MNLLNLIEDIHTADPEFKDRISPRRAAIKNITSFGTKVAAAALPFAFSTLFKKAYGQTATRSVVDVLNFALTAEIAELGLYNTGLGRANLIPAQDRPAITLLRDVETKHVTFLKLQLGNNISSTNAALSFAANTPNFDYTGNKFSTTASTAPFPTVFTDYNVFLAVLNAFEDTGVRAYKGQAPFLLGNAAVLTAALNIHSVEARHAAFLRRLRAIRNTSLTIKPWITGDGATASGVAAPAAAATAAAAVYAGEANTTQANVNIAGFVSTSAAQEAFDEPLTTEQVLAILSNFMR, encoded by the coding sequence ATGAATCTTTTAAATCTTATTGAAGATATCCACACCGCAGATCCGGAATTCAAGGACAGAATTAGTCCGCGCCGTGCTGCCATAAAAAATATAACCAGCTTTGGTACTAAGGTAGCCGCTGCTGCATTACCTTTTGCATTCAGTACGTTATTTAAAAAAGCCTACGGCCAAACTGCAACACGTTCGGTAGTAGACGTTTTAAACTTCGCTTTAACTGCAGAAATTGCTGAATTAGGTTTGTATAATACTGGCCTTGGACGCGCTAATTTAATTCCTGCCCAAGACAGGCCTGCAATTACATTATTGCGTGACGTTGAAACTAAGCACGTAACGTTTTTGAAACTTCAGCTTGGCAACAATATCAGTTCAACCAATGCGGCTTTAAGCTTTGCAGCAAACACGCCGAATTTTGATTACACTGGTAATAAGTTTTCTACCACCGCTTCTACAGCACCGTTTCCTACCGTATTCACCGACTACAATGTATTTTTAGCAGTGTTAAACGCGTTTGAGGATACTGGTGTTCGTGCTTATAAAGGTCAAGCACCATTTTTGCTGGGAAATGCAGCAGTATTAACTGCAGCATTGAATATTCACTCTGTTGAGGCCCGTCATGCTGCGTTTTTACGCCGCTTAAGAGCTATTCGTAACACATCGTTAACCATTAAACCATGGATTACTGGTGATGGTGCTACTGCAAGTGGTGTTGCTGCCCCAGCAGCGGCTGCAACTGCTGCTGCTGCTGTTTACGCAGGCGAGGCTAATACTACTCAAGCTAATGTGAATATTGCGGGCTTCGTTTCTACTAGCGCTGCTCAGGAGGCTTTTGATGAGCCATTAACTACTGAACAAGTGTTGGCGATATTGAGTAATTTCATGCGTTAA